From Syntrophales bacterium, one genomic window encodes:
- a CDS encoding sigma-54 dependent transcriptional regulator — protein sequence MNKVLVMDANDDARFSLTALLRKEGYDAVGVATEASAMQCLENSEADVIIADVGHPSTNGCESFLQWARERVPRAEVIVTTTCGSIDSVIRTIRMGVYDYMIKPVDERELLASVEAAMESRRKVSYLKTADEIYTFEKIVGTSSAMREVIDMALKMSEIDTNVFIFGESGVGKELVARAIHNNAPGGRDKPFIAINCAALPDEILESELFGHAKGSFTGAFKDKVGLIEAAGGGTLFMDEIGESSRQFQSKLLRVIEDREVRRVGEHHGRTIDVRFISATNKDARDLASGGKFRNDLFYRLAVVDLYIPPLRERKEDLKPLVDYFLRDISQRLGRPEKTLAREAMEVLMAYDWPGNVRELRNVCERAIALSGDETLRAEDFPLAYEQYRNRFASDDDHEIISLKEIEKRYIMEIFEKHKNNQRYMAKKLGIGHTTLWRKIKEYKLE from the coding sequence TTGAATAAAGTATTGGTTATGGATGCCAACGATGACGCGCGCTTCAGCCTGACGGCCCTTCTTAGAAAAGAAGGCTATGACGCCGTGGGTGTGGCTACCGAAGCTTCGGCAATGCAGTGTCTGGAAAATAGCGAGGCCGACGTTATCATTGCCGATGTGGGCCATCCTTCAACCAATGGATGTGAGAGTTTTCTGCAGTGGGCCAGAGAACGGGTACCCCGGGCCGAGGTTATTGTCACCACCACCTGCGGCTCCATTGATTCCGTGATCAGGACCATCAGAATGGGCGTCTATGACTACATGATCAAGCCTGTCGACGAAAGGGAACTCCTGGCGTCGGTGGAAGCCGCCATGGAGAGCCGCAGAAAGGTCAGCTATCTGAAAACAGCGGATGAAATATACACCTTCGAAAAAATAGTCGGCACTTCTTCCGCCATGCGGGAGGTCATAGATATGGCCCTGAAAATGTCCGAGATCGACACGAATGTTTTTATTTTCGGAGAAAGCGGCGTAGGCAAGGAGCTGGTGGCCAGGGCCATTCACAACAACGCGCCCGGCGGCCGGGACAAGCCCTTCATAGCGATCAACTGCGCTGCCCTTCCCGATGAAATCCTGGAAAGCGAACTCTTCGGCCATGCAAAGGGATCCTTCACCGGCGCCTTCAAGGACAAGGTCGGGCTCATCGAGGCGGCCGGGGGGGGGACCCTTTTCATGGACGAGATCGGTGAATCCAGCCGGCAGTTTCAATCAAAGCTTTTGAGGGTCATCGAGGACCGCGAGGTTCGCAGGGTGGGTGAACATCACGGCCGAACCATCGACGTGCGATTCATCTCGGCAACCAACAAGGACGCCCGGGACCTTGCCTCAGGGGGGAAATTCCGGAACGACCTCTTCTATCGTCTTGCCGTTGTTGATCTGTATATTCCTCCCCTGCGCGAACGCAAGGAAGATTTAAAACCACTGGTCGACTACTTTCTGCGGGACATTTCACAACGACTCGGCCGGCCGGAAAAAACACTCGCCCGGGAGGCCATGGAGGTCCTGATGGCCTATGACTGGCCCGGGAACGTCCGGGAACTCCGAAACGTCTGTGAGCGGGCCATCGCCCTGTCCGGGGATGAAACCCTCCGTGCTGAAGATTTTCCACTGGCCTATGAACAGTATCGAAATCGCTTTGCTTCCGATGATGATCACGAGATCATTTCTCTCAAGGAAATCGAAAAACGCTACATTATGGAAATATTCGAAAAACATAAAAATAACCAGCGTTACATGGCCAAAAAACTCGGCATCGGTCACACGACGTTGTGGCGAAAGATAAAAGAATACAAGCTCGAGTAA
- the ald gene encoding alanine dehydrogenase → MIVGVLRETKEGEHRFAMTPAGVRALKSDGHRILLERDGGEGSGISNDEFTREGAEITDADSIYTDAELIVKVKEPLKEERFRYRRGQMLFTFLHLASSETLTDDVLASGVTGIAYETVEEPGGRLPLLTPMSEVAGRMSIQMAMRFLEKGSGGRGVLLSGVPGVAPGEVVIIGCGTVGLNAARIASELGAHVTVLDTSYERLKHVDQLLHGKVITLYSNPYTIEQATGYADVLIAAVLVTGTRAPVLVTEDMVSRMKKGSVIIDVSVDQGGTVETIRPTTHDNPVYHLHGVLHCGVTNIPASVPSTSTFALGNATISYIRAIAEKGLYGAAIENEAIARGINCVDGIITHEAVAKTFGREWLPWDRVLRN, encoded by the coding sequence ATGATCGTCGGGGTACTCAGAGAAACAAAAGAAGGGGAACACAGGTTCGCCATGACTCCCGCGGGGGTGCGGGCACTTAAATCTGACGGCCACAGAATTCTTCTTGAGCGGGACGGGGGAGAAGGAAGCGGCATTTCCAACGATGAATTCACGCGGGAGGGTGCCGAGATAACCGATGCGGATTCCATATATACCGATGCGGAACTCATCGTCAAGGTCAAGGAGCCGCTGAAAGAGGAACGTTTTCGGTACCGCAGGGGACAGATGCTTTTTACCTTTCTCCACCTCGCCTCATCGGAAACCCTGACAGACGATGTTCTCGCCAGCGGCGTCACGGGAATCGCCTATGAAACCGTTGAAGAACCGGGCGGGCGCCTGCCGCTGCTGACACCCATGAGCGAGGTGGCGGGAAGAATGTCCATACAGATGGCCATGCGCTTTCTGGAAAAGGGAAGTGGCGGTCGGGGAGTTCTTCTCAGCGGAGTACCGGGGGTCGCGCCCGGGGAAGTAGTCATCATCGGCTGTGGGACCGTGGGGCTGAACGCCGCCAGAATCGCCAGCGAGTTGGGCGCTCATGTAACGGTTCTCGACACATCCTACGAACGTCTCAAGCACGTGGACCAGCTTCTCCACGGGAAGGTCATCACCCTTTATTCAAATCCCTACACGATTGAACAGGCGACGGGTTATGCCGACGTGCTGATCGCGGCTGTTCTCGTCACGGGAACACGGGCGCCGGTACTCGTGACGGAAGACATGGTATCCCGCATGAAGAAGGGGTCCGTTATAATCGACGTGTCTGTGGACCAGGGAGGAACCGTGGAAACGATCCGACCCACGACGCACGATAACCCGGTGTACCATCTTCACGGTGTCCTGCATTGCGGAGTGACGAATATTCCCGCTTCCGTGCCGAGTACATCCACATTCGCTCTTGGAAACGCCACTATATCTTACATACGGGCTATTGCGGAAAAAGGCCTGTACGGGGCCGCCATTGAGAACGAGGCCATCGCCAGAGGAATAAACTGCGTCGATGGAATAATAACCCACGAGGCCGTGGCAAAGACCTTCGGCCGCGAATGGCTTCCCTGGGACAGGGTGTTGCGGAATTGA
- a CDS encoding GTPase domain-containing protein — protein MIPTADFGSTNALALLRGISWHSIQFPGLTRSAGELLGTARELEQEYAVYFYRARLPCLWVSCMGGTGTGKSTVFNGLAGREVSPAGVERPTTTSPVASGHRGLSIEEGFPFSSMRLKRVPVDTVPSFNDDPREHYFVYVEHDDDSRRHLVFVDTPDVDSVERRHRSIAEALYLLSHVIVFVTSQEKYADLIPSSLLQRMHREGKPFYLLFNKADKSQVEDELPAVFRDRGIPIRDSHFFTIPFINNAEKPEDILKAGLQRFIDAVLDEYPPSALHDVIKEEERRFRRILTEKTGRLLICSREEEEAGRAWLKELDDLTAHESGALLDTMAARYGEHNLQTLKKELRAIFSAYDLLARPRQYIMSILRAPFLFLIPGGSGSAGGRGQELLKVRGQVDTMPLVEAMERLNRLVLENLSPPDPDAPLFKALRDNRLPLGTETVEARISREQENLAGWLETTIRDLEAGLPKSKRLGIYTTSVLWGAAILSFQTVMGGGLALLELAFDAVLAPLITKGSVELFIYRELRMISREMNRRYQDGIHSIFMEQKERYEAVLKAHLTPEAVRENLLSLKACLEHEP, from the coding sequence ATGATCCCCACGGCCGATTTCGGCTCGACGAATGCGCTCGCCCTGCTCAGAGGGATTTCCTGGCACAGTATACAGTTTCCCGGCTTGACCCGATCGGCAGGAGAGCTCTTGGGGACGGCACGGGAACTCGAACAGGAGTATGCCGTCTATTTTTACCGGGCGCGTCTTCCATGCCTGTGGGTTTCCTGCATGGGTGGTACGGGAACGGGGAAATCGACGGTCTTCAACGGGCTCGCGGGTCGAGAGGTGAGCCCCGCCGGCGTCGAACGTCCCACCACCACATCACCAGTCGCCTCCGGCCACCGCGGGTTGTCGATAGAAGAGGGGTTTCCCTTTTCCTCCATGAGGCTGAAACGCGTACCCGTGGATACTGTTCCGTCCTTCAACGACGATCCTCGGGAACATTATTTTGTGTACGTCGAGCATGATGACGACAGCAGACGCCACCTTGTATTTGTCGATACCCCCGATGTGGACTCTGTTGAACGCCGCCACCGAAGCATCGCGGAGGCTCTGTACCTTCTTTCCCACGTGATCGTCTTTGTGACGAGCCAGGAGAAATATGCCGACCTGATCCCGTCGAGTCTTCTCCAGAGAATGCACCGCGAAGGCAAACCATTTTACCTGCTTTTCAATAAAGCGGACAAAAGTCAGGTGGAGGATGAGCTGCCGGCCGTTTTCAGAGACCGGGGCATTCCGATTCGAGACAGTCATTTTTTTACCATACCGTTCATCAACAATGCCGAAAAACCGGAAGACATTCTGAAGGCCGGTCTTCAGAGGTTCATAGACGCCGTTCTTGACGAGTATCCGCCCTCGGCCCTGCATGACGTCATCAAAGAAGAAGAAAGACGGTTCAGGCGGATACTGACGGAAAAGACGGGACGGCTGCTGATCTGTTCCCGGGAGGAGGAAGAGGCAGGGAGGGCGTGGCTGAAAGAGCTCGACGACCTCACAGCTCACGAGTCCGGGGCCTTGCTCGATACCATGGCTGCCCGGTACGGCGAACACAATCTGCAGACTCTTAAAAAAGAACTCCGCGCGATATTCAGTGCCTATGACCTGCTTGCGAGGCCCCGGCAATACATCATGTCCATCCTCCGGGCACCCTTCCTGTTTCTCATCCCCGGCGGTTCAGGATCTGCCGGGGGAAGAGGACAGGAGCTGCTGAAGGTCCGCGGACAAGTCGACACGATGCCTCTGGTAGAAGCAATGGAACGGTTGAACCGGCTCGTGCTTGAAAACCTTTCCCCCCCTGATCCGGATGCTCCTCTGTTCAAGGCGCTTCGGGATAATCGCCTGCCCCTCGGCACGGAGACGGTGGAAGCCCGGATTTCCCGGGAGCAGGAGAACCTGGCCGGGTGGCTCGAAACAACGATCCGTGATCTTGAAGCAGGCCTTCCGAAAAGCAAGCGGCTGGGAATCTACACGACGTCGGTACTCTGGGGGGCAGCCATACTATCCTTCCAGACGGTCATGGGCGGCGGACTCGCGCTGTTGGAGCTCGCCTTCGACGCTGTTCTTGCCCCCCTCATCACCAAAGGTTCCGTCGAACTGTTCATCTACCGGGAGCTTCGAATGATTTCCCGCGAAATGAACCGGCGATACCAGGATGGAATCCATTCCATTTTCATGGAGCAGAAAGAACGCTACGAGGCAGTGCTCAAGGCGCATCTGACGCCGGAGGCGGTGCGGGAGAATCTGCTCTCTCTGAAGGCGTGTCTGGAGCATGAACCATGA
- a CDS encoding 50S ribosome-binding GTPase — MTDERMVLSRNVEGLEKILSGDVPLMFLGGDKRGELFLAVREIRKKLESLGDNILTVGLMGGTGVGKSSVMNALAREYIASTSHRRPHTDAVLVYRHSAVPPPELTEDASLPRCEYVHEAEEVRHVVLCDLPDYDSVNEAHRGTVMALLDVLDMLIWVISPEKYADGQLYDFLQLLPKDRGNCYFVLNKTDLFFRDGISASAHERLVTVLGSLTSHLGNIGISEPVLYHVSATEAFEGIGLSAWNQFPLLRRELFRTRDIKEIRRIKAANIHAELEPVLRALEMERHNLDDLGGMIPAGSTMTGEERKRVLDDIYIAAAPWVEVFAKQYLADNLAAGRDLVGPGRIISALAGRLKGAAIGDHEKIIAARRQAVEHISNTLARHLTARGERLRSDLYRRFERSELPDELACSLDTAPVRAVFETGLARLFTGQGRETGKIFGPLYTFRQHLAYALLLVIFLLVLPGEHAWKSFFDHPGFFSALGTLALMALSLFSSRGLAALASLILISFYMGWHFYKRSDRMIALAAQGLADIMKEELNRLVHEAINERGAEMERLQENIRSSLTALDEVLKGQRYAAPAER; from the coding sequence ATGACTGACGAGCGAATGGTGCTGAGCCGGAACGTGGAGGGCCTGGAGAAGATTCTTTCCGGTGATGTCCCCCTGATGTTCCTGGGGGGAGATAAGCGCGGGGAGTTGTTTCTGGCTGTCCGGGAAATCAGGAAGAAACTTGAAAGTCTTGGAGACAACATTCTGACTGTCGGCCTCATGGGTGGAACCGGCGTGGGAAAATCATCGGTGATGAACGCCCTTGCCCGCGAGTACATCGCGTCCACGAGCCATCGGAGGCCCCACACTGACGCGGTTCTGGTGTATCGGCACAGCGCTGTTCCACCTCCGGAGCTCACGGAGGACGCCTCACTTCCCCGGTGCGAGTATGTCCACGAAGCAGAGGAGGTCCGCCATGTGGTTTTGTGTGATCTTCCCGACTACGACAGCGTCAACGAGGCTCACCGGGGAACAGTGATGGCCCTTCTCGACGTTCTGGACATGCTTATTTGGGTCATTTCTCCCGAAAAATACGCCGATGGACAATTGTACGATTTTTTGCAGCTCCTGCCCAAGGATCGCGGCAACTGCTATTTTGTTCTGAACAAAACGGACCTTTTCTTCCGGGATGGCATTTCGGCATCGGCCCATGAACGGCTGGTGACAGTCCTGGGGAGTCTGACAAGTCACCTCGGAAACATCGGGATCAGCGAACCGGTCCTGTATCATGTTTCAGCGACGGAGGCTTTCGAGGGCATCGGTCTTTCCGCCTGGAACCAGTTTCCCCTGCTCCGGAGGGAACTGTTCCGTACCCGGGACATCAAGGAAATTCGACGTATCAAGGCGGCAAACATTCACGCGGAACTGGAGCCGGTCTTGAGAGCCCTGGAGATGGAGCGGCACAACCTTGACGACCTGGGCGGCATGATCCCGGCAGGATCCACCATGACCGGGGAGGAACGAAAAAGAGTGCTCGACGACATTTACATCGCGGCCGCTCCCTGGGTGGAGGTTTTCGCGAAACAGTACCTGGCGGACAATCTCGCCGCCGGCCGTGATCTGGTCGGTCCGGGGCGAATCATATCGGCCCTGGCCGGGCGCCTGAAAGGGGCCGCCATCGGTGATCATGAAAAAATCATCGCCGCTCGACGGCAGGCCGTTGAGCATATCTCGAATACTCTGGCCCGGCACCTTACAGCCCGGGGAGAGCGTCTCAGGTCGGATCTCTATCGGCGCTTCGAACGTTCCGAACTGCCGGATGAACTGGCCTGTTCACTTGATACCGCTCCGGTGAGGGCCGTCTTCGAAACCGGTCTTGCCCGCCTCTTTACGGGCCAGGGAAGGGAAACCGGGAAAATATTCGGACCTCTTTACACCTTCCGCCAGCATCTGGCCTATGCTCTGCTCCTCGTGATCTTTCTGCTGGTTCTGCCCGGAGAGCATGCCTGGAAATCATTTTTTGACCATCCCGGCTTCTTTTCGGCTCTCGGGACGTTGGCCCTGATGGCCCTTTCCCTTTTTTCGTCCCGCGGGCTGGCGGCCTTGGCGAGCCTCATCCTGATCTCCTTTTATATGGGGTGGCACTTTTATAAACGCTCCGACAGGATGATCGCTCTCGCCGCGCAGGGGTTGGCCGATATCATGAAAGAGGAATTGAACCGGCTGGTCCATGAGGCGATCAACGAACGGGGAGCCGAAATGGAGCGGTTGCAGGAGAACATCAGGTCGAGTCTGACTGCCCTGGACGAGGTACTGAAGGGACAACGGTATGCCGCTCCAGCGGAGCGGTGA
- the rpsB gene encoding 30S ribosomal protein S2, whose protein sequence is MAYVSMKMLLESGVHFGHQTNRWNPKMKPYIFGARNGIYIVDLQQTVQLFDIAYDFVVETVASDKNLLFVGTKRQAQESIKTEAERCGMPYVNQRWLGGMLTNFTTIKKSIDRLNKLDEMFENETVNAFPKKEIMKLQKERDKLQKVLGGIRSMGRLPGALFVIDPKREIIAIREGRRLGIPIIAIADTNCDPDDIDYIIPGNDDAIRAIKLFSLKMADAVEEGKRRREERIQAESDKEDSPGESDVPESVETKGFDEEAGFEAESGIDDHTAEEAREH, encoded by the coding sequence ATGGCCTATGTTTCAATGAAAATGCTTCTTGAGTCCGGTGTTCACTTCGGGCATCAGACAAACCGGTGGAATCCGAAGATGAAACCCTACATTTTCGGAGCCCGGAACGGAATCTACATCGTTGATCTTCAACAGACGGTGCAACTCTTCGATATTGCCTATGACTTCGTCGTCGAAACCGTCGCTTCAGACAAAAATCTTCTCTTCGTGGGCACAAAGCGTCAGGCCCAGGAATCAATCAAGACCGAGGCCGAGCGCTGCGGAATGCCCTATGTGAATCAGCGATGGCTCGGCGGTATGCTGACAAACTTCACAACCATCAAAAAAAGTATTGATCGATTGAACAAACTCGATGAAATGTTTGAAAATGAGACCGTCAACGCTTTCCCGAAAAAGGAAATCATGAAGCTTCAGAAAGAGCGCGACAAGCTCCAGAAGGTACTCGGAGGCATCCGTTCCATGGGACGGCTTCCAGGAGCCCTGTTCGTCATTGATCCCAAACGTGAAATAATTGCCATCAGGGAAGGACGACGACTGGGAATTCCCATAATCGCCATTGCCGACACCAATTGCGACCCTGATGATATCGACTATATAATTCCCGGCAACGATGACGCTATTCGGGCAATAAAGCTCTTTTCCCTCAAGATGGCCGACGCCGTCGAAGAGGGGAAGCGTCGCCGCGAGGAACGGATTCAGGCGGAAAGCGACAAGGAGGACTCACCGGGAGAATCGGACGTGCCGGAAAGTGTTGAGACAAAAGGATTTGACGAGGAGGCCGGCTTCGAGGCCGAATCGGGGATCGATGATCACACCGCGGAGGAGGCAAGGGAACATTGA